The nucleotide window ACTTCGACGCCGACCCGGCCGACCGAGCGGTCGCCGACGCCGCCACCTCGCTCAACCTGGACCGGCACGTCGCCCTCGCCCGGGCCTGGCACGCCGCCGACGAGAGCACCCAGGCCACCTGGAACGACGCGCCGTTCTCCACCGACCACTGGCTGCGACTCACGCCCGAGGAGTTGGCCGAGCTGAGCCGCGAAATGATCGATCTCCTCAGGCGCTGGGCCGACCGGGACCTGCCCGACGACGACGCCGACCGCAGGACGGTCTTCGTGTTCGTCCACGGCGTACCGGCCCGACCGTGACCACCGCCACCCGCGACGACACCACCGACGTCCGGCCGACCGGGGGGCTGCTGCGCCACCGCGACTTCCGGCTGCTCTTGGCCGGCCAGGCGGTCAGCAGCGTCGGCAGCAACGTCACCACTGTCGCGTTGCCCCTGGTCGCGGTCGCCGTCCTCGACGCCGGCACCTTCCAGGTGGCGGTTCTCACCGCCGCGGCCTGGCTGCCCTGGCTGCTGATCGGCCTGCCGGCCGGCGCGTGGGTCGACCGGCTGCCCCGTCGGCCGGTGATGGTGATCTGCGACCTGCTCTGCGCGGTGGCCTTCCTCAGCGTGCCGCTGGCCGCCCTGCTGGACCGGCTCACCGTCGCGCAGCTGCTGGTGGTCGCCCTCAGCGCGGGCGCCGCGCGGGTCTTCTTCGAAACCGCCGACCAGGTCTACCTGCCGGTGCTGCTGCGACCCGGGCAACTGCCGGAGGGCAACGCCAAGCTCCAGGCGACCCAGACCGCGAGCTACGTCGTCGGGCCCGGCCTCGCCGGCCTGATCGCCCAGCTCACCGGTGCCGTCGCCGCACTGCTGCTGGACGCGCTCACGTTCCTGCTCTCCGCGGTGTTCCTGCTGCGCATCCGCACCCGCGAACCGCGCGTACGCCCGTCCGAACGGTCCCGATCCCTGCGCCGGGACATCACCGAGGGGCTGCGCTTCGTCGTCCGGGACCCGTACCTGCGGGTGCTCACGGTCTTCGGCGCGGCCAGCAACATCGGGTTGACCGGTTACCAGGCCGTCCTGGTGGTCTTCCTGGTCCGCGAACTGCGTCTCGAACCGGGCCTGGTGGGCGGGCTCGTCGGGGTGATGAGCGCAGGCGGGATCATCGGCGCGCTGCTCGCCACCACGGTGGCCCGGCGCTGCGGCACCGCACGGGCCCTACTGATCGCGGCGATGCTCACCGGCCCGCCAGCGCTGCTCATCCCGCTCGCCGCACCCGGCGTCGGGCTGGCCTGGCCGGCCCTCGGCGGTCTGCTGATCGGCCTGGGGGTGGCCATCGGCAACGTGGTCAAGGGCGCCTTCCGGCAGACCTACACGCCGCACCACCTGCTGGGCCGGGTGACGGTGAGCATGCACCTGCTCAACTACGGCACGATCCCGGTGGCAGCCGTGCTGGCCGGTGCGATCGGCGCACGCTACGGCGTCGAGACAGCAATCGTCGGGATGACCGCCTGGCTGGCGCTCACCCCGTTGATTCTGTTGGTCGGGCCAATCCGGAGGCGGCGGGACCTGCCCGCCGCCCCGGCGGCGTCTTGAGTGCGCTGCGACGGCGGCCGGAAACCGACCGCCGTCACCGGCACGGAGCTACATCGGGCGGACGTTGTCCGCCTGCGGACCCTTCTGCCCCTGGGTCACCTCGAACTCGACCTTCTGGCCCTCGTTGAGCTCCCGGTAGCCGCTCGAAGCGATGGCGGAGTAGTGGACGAACACGTCCGGCCCTCCACCGTCCTGCTCGATGAAGCCGAAGCCCTTTTCCGAGTTGAACCACTTAACCGTGCCGGTTGCCATGCATCTCTCCCTGTTCAAAGCGGCTGACCCTCGGCCTCTGGCCGATGATCGCCCGTACCTGTTCGACAGTAACGGGCAAAACCCCAATCCGCTGGCCGAAGTGCCGTAGGTCTTTTAGTGAACTCGGGTGAACTCTGCGCGGCGGCATGCGAAACCCGCCCCGACCAACCTCCGCTGGGGCATGCTTGCGCCGATGAGAGGTGCCGCAGCCGACGCGCTGACCGAGCTGGAACGCGAGATCGACGCACCCGGCGCCGGTCTGGACCGGCTCCGGCTGATGCCCACCCCGTTCGTCCCCGAGGTGCGGTTGCACCTGGCCGAGGACGCGATCGTCTGGTGGGCCCGGATGGAGGCCGCCGCCGGGCACGCGCTGCCGGCGCCGTACTGGGCCTCCGCCTGGGCCGGAGGGCAGGCCCTGGCCCGCCACCTCCTGGACCACCCCGAGTTGGTCGCCGGTCGCCGAGTGCTCGACCTCGCCGCCGGATCCGGGCTGGTGGCCATCGCCGCCGCGCTGGCCGGCGCCGCGGAGGTGATCGCCAACGACATCGACCCGTACGCCGTCGCCGCCGTCACCATCAACGCGCGGGCCAACCACGTCGCCGTCGACGCCACCGGGGACGACCTGCTCGACAGCACCGAGGCGAAGGTCGACCTGGTGGTCGCCGGAGACGTCTTCTACGACCGGGCGATGGCCGACCGGATGCTGCCCTTCCTACAGCGGGCCGCCGCCGCAGGCGCCGACGTGCTGGTCGGCGACCCCGGCCGCGGACACCTACCGGCGGACCGCCTGACCGTGCTGGCCGACTACCCGGTGCCCACCACCGAACCGTCGGTCGACTCGTCGCTACGCCACGTGCAGGTGTTGCGCCCCGCTTGAGCCGGGGTCCCGACTCAGGGGCGACCCCGAGGTGGATACCAGGGGTGACTGGGGGCTACGACCCGATGTCCGAAGTGGCGCGCCGGCCATAGCGTCGACGCATGACGCAATGGCTGGCCCAGATCGGAGAACTACCGGTTCTGCTGCTGATGGGTGTGCTCGGGCTCGTCATGCTCTTCGACGCCGTACCCCTGCTGGGAGTCCTCATCCCCGGCGACATCGCGATCCTCGCCGCCGTCGGGGTCGGCCGCCCGAGCACCGGGCTGGCCACCTTCACCGCAGTGCTGATCGGCTGCCTGGCCGGCTGGTCGCTGAGCTTCCTGATCGGCCGTCGCTACTCCGACCGACTGCGCCACAGCCGCGTCGGCGGCTGGATCGGTGAGACCCGCTGGACGGCGGCGGAAGGAATCCTGCGCCGCGGCGGCGGCCGGATGATGGTCGTGGCGCCGTTCCTGCCCGTCTTCAACGCGCTGCTGCCACTGGCCGCCGGCGGGCTGCGGATGTCGTACCGCCGATTCCTCGGCTGCGCGACGATCGGCGCGGCCGCCTGGGCCGGTCTCTACCTCGCCCTGGGCACCGCCTCACGGTCGGTGGCCGGGCTGCTGCCGGGGAACCCCAGCCCGCTGCTGGTCACGATGGGAGTCGGGCTGGTGCTGGCCTCCGTCGCGTTGCTGGGGGCGCGGCGGCGGTTGTTCTCCGTCGTTGGCTGATCTGGGGGGCGTGGGGGCGCTGGGGCCGGGTTGCGGTGGGTTGGGGGCGGGGGCCCGCCGTGCCCGGCTCCGGGCGGTCAGGCTTGATCCCTGCGCCGGGCACGGCGGGCCCCCGCCCCCGTCGTGGTTCCGGCTCGCGTTGGGGTGGCGCCGCCGTCGGTTTGGTTGTGATCTTGGTGGTGAACGGTCGACGGTTGGTGATCTTCCTCGGGGTGGGGTTACCAGCCTCTTGCTTTCCACTGGGGGAGGGCGGGGCGTTCGGCACCCAGGGTGCTGTCCTTGCCGTGGCCCGGGTAGAACCAGGTGTCGTCCGGCAGTTGGTCGAACAGCTTGTGCTCGACGTCGCCGATCAGCGCCGCGAAGCGCTCCGGGTCCTTGTCGGTGTTGCCCACGCCACCGGGAAAGAGACTGTCGCCGGTGAACAGGTGCGGGGTGCCGGCCGGGTCGCGGTAGAGCAGCGCGATCGAACCCGGGGTGTGCCCGTTGATGTGGATGACCTCCAGCGCGCAGTCGCCGACCGCCACGGTGTCGCCGTCGGCCAGCCGCTCCGCCTCGATCGGCAGCCCCGTCGCGTCATCGGCGTGCACCAGAACCCGGGCGCCGGTCTTGGCGACGACCTCCTCCAGCGCGACCCAGTGATCCATGTGCTGGTGGGTCGTCACCACGGCGGTGAGCCCACCGTCACCGATCAGGTCGAGCAGCCGGGGCGCCTCGTTGGCGGCGTCGATCAGCACTTGGTCACCGGTGCCCGTGCAGCGCAGCAGGTAGGCGTTGTTGTCCATCGGGCCCACCGACAGCTTGCTGATGGTCAGCCCGTCCAGCTCCCGAACCGCCGGTGCGCCGCCGTGCGTGACGTCTCCGCTGTATGTCATGACGTTTCTATATCCATTCCGGTGGAGTAGGCAGGGGGCCGTCGGGGGTGACGGAGAGCGGGGCGCCGTCGGCACGGCCGATCAGCCAGGCGGCGAGGTCGGGGGCGGGACCGGCGACGATCGGGGCGCCGAACCGCTCCCCGATCACCACCTCATGCCCGTTGCCGTCGAGGCGGAGCACCACTGACGGCGGTGTCGGCCCCGTGGCGTGATGGCTGGCCGCCTCGCGCAGCAGGCGGTGGGCGAACGTCTCCGACCAGTCCGCGGCCCGATAGTCGGCGGCCAGATCGAGGTGATGCACCTCGATCTCGCGCAGCCGGCCCCAGACGAGCAGCGCGGCCGGCCACGGGCCCTTCCGCGCCTGCACCGTCGCCGCCCAGGCCTCGGCCGGCATCGCCGCGACCGCCTCGGAGAACAGGTCCGCGGTGCGGCGCAGGTCGTCCAGGTGCGCGGCCGGTGGCCGGCTCGAACCAGCTTCGATGTCCGCCGTGCGGGCCTCCAGCGAGGCGTACATCGGTAGCGCCTCCCCGGTGCGGGCCGCGGTGAGCAGGTTGACGAAGCCGTCGGCGTTGCGGGCCAGATGCGCCAGCACGTGGCCGCGCGTCCAGCCGGGCAGCAACGACGCGGCGGCCAGGTCCGCGGCGTCGAAAGAAGCGGCGGTACGGAGTAGTCGGCTGGTGGCCGCGTCCACCTCGCCCATCAGCAGCAGCGGATCCGTGGTCACCCGTCGACCCTAGCGGTCCGCCGCCCGCGCCGTCGCCGGGGAAATCGCTTTCGGCGCGTCGGCGCGCGACCTACCGTCAGCGGCAGACGCGGCACCGGGACATCGGACGGAGGTGGTGATCATGCCGGACGTGGCACGCGTGTTCCGCCATCACCAGCTTCGACACCGATGAGGATGCCATGACGATCGATCTGACCGCGCTCGGCTGGGACGCCGAGCGGACGGCGTACGCCGCGCGCCGCGGCGAGCACCAGCCGGGCCGGGTGGCCCGCGTGGACCGGGGGGTCTGCACGGTGCTCACCGCGCTCGGCCCGGTCCGGGCCAGCCTGGGTGGGGCGGTGCTGACCGCCGCCGCGCGGGACCCCTCCGCGCTGCCCTGCGCCGGGGACTGGGTGCTGCTCACCCACTGGCCGGACCGCCGCGTCACAGTGGAGGTGGTGCTGCCGCGGCGGGCCGCGCTGATCCGGCGTACCGCTGGCAAGGACGCCAGCGGCCAGGTGTTGGCCGCCAACCTCGACGCCGCCGCGGTGGTTGAGCCGGTGCACCCCGAGCCGGATGTGGGCCGGATCGAGCGGCTGCTCTCCCTGGTCCACGAGTCCGGCGCCCGGCCACTGGTCGTGCTGACCAAGGCGGACCTCGCGGCCGACCCGACCGCGTTGGCCCGCCAGTTGGCCGCTGTCGCTCCCGGGGTGCCGGTGCTACCGGTCAGCGCCGAACGTGGCCTCGGGCTGGACCCGCTGCGCGCCGAGGTGGCGCCCGGCCGCACGCTCGGCCTGCTCGGCCCGTCCGGTGCTGGCAAGTCGAGCCTGGTCAACGCCCTCGTCGGGGCGGTGATGATGCCCACCCAGGCGATCCGGCGCGTCGATGGCAAGGGACGGCACACCACCACCTGGCGGGCTCTCGTACCCATCCCCGGTGGCGGCGCGGTGATCGACACGCCCGGCGTGCGGGCGGTCGGCCTGCTGGACGGCGCGGCCGGGCTCGACCGGGCGTTCGCCGACATCGTCGGGCTGGCCGAGGGCTGCCGGTACGCCGACTGCGGCCACGACGGCGAGCCCGCCTGCGCGGTCCGGGAGGCGCTGCACACCGGCGAGCTCTCCACCCGTCGGTGGGAAAGCTGGCGGCGGCTGCAGGGCGAGGTGACCCACGAGAGCCGACGGCGGGAGGCCCGGGTGGCTGCGGAGCGGCGCGGCGGGTGGCGTTCGGCCCGCCGTCGGGCGGCCCGTCCGCCGACGCCGGGCGGTTACTGACCGGGCGCCCACCGGTGCCGCGCGGGCGGGCTTTCGGAGGGCGCGGCCGACCGGGCTGAGCTGGGGGAATGTGCGGGCGGGGAAAACTGTCATACCTCGGGGCTAGAGTTGCCGAGGCGTGTTTTCCGCGCCCGCACGACCGCTCAAGACCACCCAGAGCGGGACACATCCTTCGCTTCGTCTTCTCCCGGGAGTACACGCACCGTGGCCGACCGACTGATCATCCGTGGCGCGCGCGAGCACAACCTGCGTGACGTCAGTCTCGACCTGCCCCGGGACGCACTCATCGTGTTCACCGGGCTGTCCGGGTCGGGCAAGTCGAGCCTGGCCTTCGACACGATCTTCGCCGAGGGGCAGCGCCGCTACGTCGAGTCGCTCTCGTCGTACGCCCGGCAGTTCCTCGGCCAGATGGACAAGCCAGACGTCGACTTCATCGAGGGCCTGAGCCCGGCCGTCTCGATCGACCAGAAGTCCACCTCGCGTAACCCGCGTTCGACAGTCGGCACCATCACCGAGGTCTACGACTACCTGCGCCTGCTCTACGCCCGCATCGGTGAGCCGCACTGCCCGGTCTGTGGCGAGCAAATCTCCCGGCAGAGCCCGCAGCAGATCGTCGACCGGGTCCTCGCCATGGCCGAGGGCACCAAGTTCATGGTGCTCGCCCCGGTGGTTCGTGGCCGCAAGGGCGAATACGTCGACCTCTTCGCCGAGCTGCAGGCCAAGGGCTACGCCCGGGCCCGGGTCGACGGCGTGGTGCACCCGCTGACCGAGCCGCCGAAGCTCAAGAAGCAGGAGAAGCACACCATCGAGGTGGTGATCGACCGGCTCACCGTCAAGCCGAGCGCCAAGCAGCGGCTCACCGACTCGGTCGAGGCCGCCCTGGGCCTGTCCAGCGGCCTGGTGCTGCTCGACTTCGTCGACCTTCCCGAGGACGACCCGGACCGCGAGCGCCGCTACTCCGAGCACCTGGCCTGCCCCAACGACCACCCGCTCGCCATCGAGGATCTCGAGCCTCGGGTCTTCTCCTTCAACGCGCCCTACGGCGCCTGCCCGGAGTGCACCGGCCTGGGCACCAAGAAGGAGGTCGACCCGGAGCTGCTGGTCCCCGACCCGGAGCGCAGCCTGCGCGAGGGCGCCATCCAGCCCTGGTCCACCGGGCACAACCTGGAATACTTCCTGCGCCTGCTGGAGGCGCTCGGCGAGGCCCAGCACTTCGACATCGACACCCCGTGGCGGGCGTTGCCGGCGCGGGCGCAGAAGACGATCCTGCACGGCTCCGACGATCAGGTGCACGTGCGCTACCGCAACAAGTACGGCCGTGAGCGCTCCTACTACACCGGCTTCGAGGGCGTGGTGCAGTGGATCGAGCGCCGGCACTCCGACACCGAGTCCGAGTGGTCCCGCGACAAGTACGAGGGCTACATGCGTGACGTGCCGTGCGCGGCGTGCGGCGGCGCCCGGCTCAAGCCCGAGGTGCTCGCTGTCACGTTGGCCGGCAAGAGCATCGCCGAGGTCTGCAACCTGTCCGTGGGGGAGTGCGCCGACCTGCTCGCCGGCATCGAGCTGACCGACCGGCAGAAGATGATCGCCGAGCGGGTCCTCAAGGAGATCAACGCCCGCCTGCGGTTCCTGCTCGACGTCGGCCTCGACTACCTCTCCCTGGACCGGCCGGCCGGCACGCTGTCCGGCGGTGAGGCACAGCGAATCCGGCTGGCCACCCAGATCGGCTCCGGCCTGGTGGGCGTGCTCTACGTGCTCGACGAGCCGTCGATCGGGCTGCACCAGCGTGACAACCACCGGCTGATCGAGACCTTGATCCGGCTGCGCGGGCTGGGCAACACGCTGATCGTGGTGGAGCACGACGAGGACACCATCCGCACCGCCGACTGGATCGTCGACATCGGGCCCGGCGCGGGCGAGCACGGCGGCAAGATCGTGCACAGCGGCTCGGTGCCGGCGCTGCTGAAGAACAAGGAGTCGATCACCGGGGCGTACCTGTCCGGTCGACGGTCGATCCCGACGCCGACGGGTCGCCGCCCACAGGACCCGGCCCGGGAGCTGGTGGTGCACGGCGCGCGGGAGCACAACCTGCGCAACCTGACCGTCTCGTTCCCGCTGGGCCAGCTGATCGCGGTCACCGGGGTCAGCGGCTCGGGTAAGTCGACGCTTGTCAACGACATCCTGTACGCGGTGCTGGCCAACCAGATCAACGGCGCCCGGCTGGTCCCCGGCCGGCACACCCGGGTCTCCGGTCTGGAACACGTGGACAAGGTCGTCGGCGTGGACCAGTCGCCGATCGGCCGGACGCCGCGCTCCAACCCGGCCACCTACACCGGTGTCTGGGACCACGTCCGCAAGCTCTTCGCCGAGACGACCGAGGCGAAGGTGCGCGGGTACGGCCCGGGGCGGTTCTCCTTCAACGTCAAGGGCGGCCGCTGCGAGGCGTGCTCGGGTGACGGCACCATCAAGATCGAGATGAACTTCCTCCCCGACGTGTACGTCCCCTGCGAGGTCTGCAAGGGCGCCCGGTACAACCGGGAGACCCTGGAGGTGCACTACAAGGGCAAGACCGTCTCGGACGTGCTGGAGATGCCGATCGAGGAGGCCGCCGAGTTCTTCTCCCCCATCCCGGCCATCCACCGGCACCTCAAGACGCTCGTCGACGTCGGCCTGGGCTACGTCCGCCTCGGTCAGCCCGCGCCGACCCTCTCCGGTGGTGAGGCGCAGCGGGTCAAGCTCGCCTCCGAGCTGCAGAAGCGCTCCACCGGGCGGACGGTCTACGTGCTCGACGAGCCGACCACCGGTCTGCACTTCGAGGACATCCGCAAGCTGCTGATGGTGCTGGAGGGGCTGGTCGACAAGGGCAACACGGTGATCACCATCGAGCACAACCTCGACGTGATCAAGACGGCGGACTGGCTGATCGACATGGGTCCCGAGGGCGGTCACCGCGGCGGCACCGTGCTCGCCACCGGCACCCCCGAGGAGGTCGCCGAGGTGGCGGAGAGCCACACCGGCGAGTTCCTGCGCCAGGTGCTCAAGCTCGACGGCGAGGCCAAGGGTGCGGCTGCCGCCACCACCCGGGCCGCCAAGGCCAACGGCGCAACCAAGGCACGGGCCAGCCGTAAGGTGCCGGCCGGCGCGCGCTGATCTCTCGGTACGTGTTCGCGGGGCGGGTCGGTTGACGACCCGCCCCGTCCCATTTGCCGGTCGGACGAATGCCGCGGTGAACCATCCGGCACAGTTGCCCGTGTGGAGAAGTGTGGCCGGCTCTTGACCGGCCCAGCGGGCTAGAGAGAGGCGAGGCATGAGTGACGATCAGGCACTGACCGGTCCGGGTACGCAGACACGTCGTACCCTGCTCACCGGCGTCGGCGCGGTCGGCGCGGCCGTCGTCCTGGCTGCCTGCGGCAGCGACGACGGTGGCAGCGGCAGTGACGCACCCACAAGTGGTGGTCCCGCCGTGCCCAGCACCGGCGACGCTGGCGGCGGCGACCGGCAGAACGCCCAGTCGTTGGCCACCACCGCCGACATCCCGGTCGGAGGCGGCAAGGTCCTCGCCGCCGAGGGCGTGGTCATCACCCAGCCCGCGGCGGGCCAGTTCAAGGGCTTCAGCCCGATCTGTACGCACCAGAACTGCCCGGTGACGAACGTCGACGGCGGCACCATCAACTGCACCTGCCACGGCAGCAAGTTCTCGATCGAGGACGGCTCGGTGAA belongs to Micromonospora ureilytica and includes:
- a CDS encoding cold-shock protein; protein product: MATGTVKWFNSEKGFGFIEQDGGGPDVFVHYSAIASSGYRELNEGQKVEFEVTQGQKGPQADNVRPM
- the uvrA gene encoding excinuclease ABC subunit UvrA, whose protein sequence is MADRLIIRGAREHNLRDVSLDLPRDALIVFTGLSGSGKSSLAFDTIFAEGQRRYVESLSSYARQFLGQMDKPDVDFIEGLSPAVSIDQKSTSRNPRSTVGTITEVYDYLRLLYARIGEPHCPVCGEQISRQSPQQIVDRVLAMAEGTKFMVLAPVVRGRKGEYVDLFAELQAKGYARARVDGVVHPLTEPPKLKKQEKHTIEVVIDRLTVKPSAKQRLTDSVEAALGLSSGLVLLDFVDLPEDDPDRERRYSEHLACPNDHPLAIEDLEPRVFSFNAPYGACPECTGLGTKKEVDPELLVPDPERSLREGAIQPWSTGHNLEYFLRLLEALGEAQHFDIDTPWRALPARAQKTILHGSDDQVHVRYRNKYGRERSYYTGFEGVVQWIERRHSDTESEWSRDKYEGYMRDVPCAACGGARLKPEVLAVTLAGKSIAEVCNLSVGECADLLAGIELTDRQKMIAERVLKEINARLRFLLDVGLDYLSLDRPAGTLSGGEAQRIRLATQIGSGLVGVLYVLDEPSIGLHQRDNHRLIETLIRLRGLGNTLIVVEHDEDTIRTADWIVDIGPGAGEHGGKIVHSGSVPALLKNKESITGAYLSGRRSIPTPTGRRPQDPARELVVHGAREHNLRNLTVSFPLGQLIAVTGVSGSGKSTLVNDILYAVLANQINGARLVPGRHTRVSGLEHVDKVVGVDQSPIGRTPRSNPATYTGVWDHVRKLFAETTEAKVRGYGPGRFSFNVKGGRCEACSGDGTIKIEMNFLPDVYVPCEVCKGARYNRETLEVHYKGKTVSDVLEMPIEEAAEFFSPIPAIHRHLKTLVDVGLGYVRLGQPAPTLSGGEAQRVKLASELQKRSTGRTVYVLDEPTTGLHFEDIRKLLMVLEGLVDKGNTVITIEHNLDVIKTADWLIDMGPEGGHRGGTVLATGTPEEVAEVAESHTGEFLRQVLKLDGEAKGAAAATTRAAKANGATKARASRKVPAGAR
- a CDS encoding MFS transporter: MTTATRDDTTDVRPTGGLLRHRDFRLLLAGQAVSSVGSNVTTVALPLVAVAVLDAGTFQVAVLTAAAWLPWLLIGLPAGAWVDRLPRRPVMVICDLLCAVAFLSVPLAALLDRLTVAQLLVVALSAGAARVFFETADQVYLPVLLRPGQLPEGNAKLQATQTASYVVGPGLAGLIAQLTGAVAALLLDALTFLLSAVFLLRIRTREPRVRPSERSRSLRRDITEGLRFVVRDPYLRVLTVFGAASNIGLTGYQAVLVVFLVRELRLEPGLVGGLVGVMSAGGIIGALLATTVARRCGTARALLIAAMLTGPPALLIPLAAPGVGLAWPALGGLLIGLGVAIGNVVKGAFRQTYTPHHLLGRVTVSMHLLNYGTIPVAAVLAGAIGARYGVETAIVGMTAWLALTPLILLVGPIRRRRDLPAAPAAS
- a CDS encoding maleylpyruvate isomerase family mycothiol-dependent enzyme, with translation MTTDPLLLMGEVDAATSRLLRTAASFDAADLAAASLLPGWTRGHVLAHLARNADGFVNLLTAARTGEALPMYASLEARTADIEAGSSRPPAAHLDDLRRTADLFSEAVAAMPAEAWAATVQARKGPWPAALLVWGRLREIEVHHLDLAADYRAADWSETFAHRLLREAASHHATGPTPPSVVLRLDGNGHEVVIGERFGAPIVAGPAPDLAAWLIGRADGAPLSVTPDGPLPTPPEWI
- the rsgA gene encoding ribosome small subunit-dependent GTPase A yields the protein MTIDLTALGWDAERTAYAARRGEHQPGRVARVDRGVCTVLTALGPVRASLGGAVLTAAARDPSALPCAGDWVLLTHWPDRRVTVEVVLPRRAALIRRTAGKDASGQVLAANLDAAAVVEPVHPEPDVGRIERLLSLVHESGARPLVVLTKADLAADPTALARQLAAVAPGVPVLPVSAERGLGLDPLRAEVAPGRTLGLLGPSGAGKSSLVNALVGAVMMPTQAIRRVDGKGRHTTTWRALVPIPGGGAVIDTPGVRAVGLLDGAAGLDRAFADIVGLAEGCRYADCGHDGEPACAVREALHTGELSTRRWESWRRLQGEVTHESRRREARVAAERRGGWRSARRRAARPPTPGGY
- a CDS encoding DedA family protein, coding for MTQWLAQIGELPVLLLMGVLGLVMLFDAVPLLGVLIPGDIAILAAVGVGRPSTGLATFTAVLIGCLAGWSLSFLIGRRYSDRLRHSRVGGWIGETRWTAAEGILRRGGGRMMVVAPFLPVFNALLPLAAGGLRMSYRRFLGCATIGAAAWAGLYLALGTASRSVAGLLPGNPSPLLVTMGVGLVLASVALLGARRRLFSVVG
- a CDS encoding class I SAM-dependent methyltransferase, translating into MRGAAADALTELEREIDAPGAGLDRLRLMPTPFVPEVRLHLAEDAIVWWARMEAAAGHALPAPYWASAWAGGQALARHLLDHPELVAGRRVLDLAAGSGLVAIAAALAGAAEVIANDIDPYAVAAVTINARANHVAVDATGDDLLDSTEAKVDLVVAGDVFYDRAMADRMLPFLQRAAAAGADVLVGDPGRGHLPADRLTVLADYPVPTTEPSVDSSLRHVQVLRPA
- a CDS encoding ArsR/SmtB family transcription factor, whose translation is MDRPDVRQITDSRVLAAMSHPLRRRLMDVLKVHGPSTVGLLAERTDQAPANVSHHLKVLAAADLVTEAPELARDRRERWWRLVTRALRWSNVDFDADPADRAVADAATSLNLDRHVALARAWHAADESTQATWNDAPFSTDHWLRLTPEELAELSREMIDLLRRWADRDLPDDDADRRTVFVFVHGVPARP
- a CDS encoding MBL fold metallo-hydrolase: MTYSGDVTHGGAPAVRELDGLTISKLSVGPMDNNAYLLRCTGTGDQVLIDAANEAPRLLDLIGDGGLTAVVTTHQHMDHWVALEEVVAKTGARVLVHADDATGLPIEAERLADGDTVAVGDCALEVIHINGHTPGSIALLYRDPAGTPHLFTGDSLFPGGVGNTDKDPERFAALIGDVEHKLFDQLPDDTWFYPGHGKDSTLGAERPALPQWKARGW
- a CDS encoding Rieske (2Fe-2S) protein, producing MSDDQALTGPGTQTRRTLLTGVGAVGAAVVLAACGSDDGGSGSDAPTSGGPAVPSTGDAGGGDRQNAQSLATTADIPVGGGKVLAAEGVVITQPAAGQFKGFSPICTHQNCPVTNVDGGTINCTCHGSKFSIEDGSVKAGPATKPLPPKNIKVTGDQISLA